CATGCCGAAGGCGCTGATGCCGGCCACGATGGCGCGGACCTGGTCGAAGCCGAGCCGCAAGACCGCCTCGTCGATGCTGTTGACGGGCCGCCCGCGGGAGTAGGCGACCGAGTTCGCCACGCGCAGGAGCCGGCTCGCGAGCGACGCGTCCTGCTCGATGGGGCCACGCAGGTCGCCGATCGTGATGTTCGGGTCCTCGAGCAGGCGCATGACGTGCTGGGCCACGGCCGGGAAGACTTTGAGGCCCACCGCCTGCGCGGCCGCGGCGGCCACCGACTGCGCGGCCCGACCCTCGATCTCGAGGAGATCGTCGCCGAACCAGGAGGCCTCCACCGCGTTGACCGAGCGCACGCCCCAGGAAAACGGGCGCCGGCCCGACTTCTTGAGCGCCATCGGGGGCCGACGGGCCCCCGATCCCTTGCCCCTGCCCTTGCCCCTGCCCTTGCCCGCGAAATTGCAGCGCGAAGGCCCGGGCGAGCGCCTGGCTCGCTCGAAGCTCGGGGCAAGCGCCTAGCTCGCTCGAAGTCCGGGTGGAGCGCCTGGTCGCTGGAAGGCCGGGCCGAGTGCTGGTCGCCCCAAGACCGGGGCGAGCGCCTGCTCGCTCAAGGCCGGGTGGAGCGCCTGGTCGCTCGAAGGCGGGACGCGAGCGCCTGGCTCGCTCGAAGACCCCGGGCGAGCGCCTGGCTCGCTCGAAGGCCGGGCGAGCGCCTGTCTCGCTCGAAGGCGGGGCGCGTCCGGGGTGGTCGCTCGAAGCGGGCGCGAGCGGGTTGGTCGCTCGAAGGCGGGGCGCGTGCGGGTTGGTCGCTCGAAGGCGGGCGCGAGGGTCAGTCGCTCGCGAGCGGGTCAGTCGCTCGAAGGCGGGGGGCGAGCGGGTTGGTCGCTCGAAGGCGGGGGCGAGCGGGTCAGTCGCTCGAAGGCCGGGCGTCCCGCCCTACTCGATCGAGAACCGCACGACCTCGACCGCCTCACCGTCCGAGGTGTCAGGCGCCAGGGATCGGTTGAACGCGCCGAGCAGGCGCCCGGCCGCGGAGACGCTCACGCTCGCCGTCACCGGATCCTCGCCGCCGCAGGCGTCGGCCCGGCGCAGCCGGACGACGTACTCGCCCGCCACCGCGTGGTCCATCACGCGCCGCTCGAGCCGATGGGCGGGCTCGGCGCAGGCGCCGCGCGCGTCCTCGGTCTCACCGCTCGTGGAGGGGCCCTCGATCACCAGGTCGAGATCCGCGTCGCCGCTCCACGCGACGGCCACGTGGACCGCGCCCTCGGAGACGCCCTCGCAGCCCTCGTCGATCTGGCCGTCGCAGTCGGAGTCGAGCGCGTCGCAGACCTCGGGCGCCCCCTCGGCGCAGGTGTTCTCCATCGCCACCACGCCGTCCGCGAGGCGCGGCTCGCCAGCGCTGGGCAGCGCCTGCGGGGGGCTCTCGACCGGCTCGGTGGAGGCGCCGCAGCCGGCCAGGCAGGACGCCAGACAGAGCGCGAGGGGGAGGGCGGTTCGCATGGGAGAGGCCATACCGCGCATGGGGGGCCGAGCCAATGGGCGATTCCCCTCAAGCCCGGACGCTCCCGGCCGTTCTCTTCGTCGATGCGTCTGCCGGCCCTCACCCTCTGTCTCCTGCTCGGCTCCGTCGGAGCCGCCTCGGCCCAGGACGTCTCGGCGCAGGACGCTTCGGCGCAGGACGCTGCGGCGCAGGACGCTGCGGCCAGGGACGTGGGCGGCGAGGCGTCGGTCACGCCCGAGGCGGCGGCGGGGCTCACCCACCAGCCGGACCGCGAGTCCGAGGCGCGCCGACACTTCTTCGACGGCCGCAACGCGTGGGACGCCGAGCGCTACGCCGACGCGCTGGAGCTGTGGAACCGCGCGTACGCGCTCTCGCCGCGCCCGGTGCTGCTCATCAACATCGCCAACGCGTGGCTCCGCCTGGACCACCCGGTCGAGGCCGCGAGCGCCTATCGACGCTTCCTCACCGTCGCGCCGCACGACGCGCCCGAGCGCCCCGAGGTCGAGACCTGGGTCACGGCGCTCGAGGGGGCCGCGGCGCCCGACCTGACGGTGGCCGCGCCGCCCGCGCCGCAGTTCGATCCGCTCGCCGGGCGCTTCTGGACGTGGGTGACGCTCGGCGCTTCGGCGGTGACCGGGGCGCTCGCGACCGGTTTCTACTTCGACGCGGAGAGCCGCTTCGGCGCGATGGCCGGGGGCTGCGGCACGACGTACGCGGGCTGCCTGCAGGCGGACATCGACGCGATCGACCGCGGCGTGGTCGCCAGCCAGGTGCTGCTCGGCGTGGCGCTCAGCGCGCTGGTGACCTCGGTGGTGCTCTACTTCATCGAGGCGCCGTGACGCGCGGGCTGACGACGGCCCTCGCCGCGTGGCTCGTGCTCGCGGGCTGCGGCTTCGATCTCGAGTCGCTCCAGGGCGCGGATCCCACCACTCCGATCACGCTCGGTGACGCTTCGGCGCCGCCCGAGCCGGACGCGGGCACGGGGCACGTGGTCGAGCCGATCGAGCCGGTCTGCGGGCTGCCCGGGCAAGAGTGCTGCGCGGGCGCACCGACGTGCGAGCTGGGCGCGTGCCTGCGTGGCATGTGCAGCTCCTTCTCGGGCGCGGTGGCGCGCGGCGAGGGCTGCTCCGATCCGTGCGTGGCCCGCAACCCGTTCACGGCCGGCTGCGGCTGCGCGCTCGGCTTCGAGACGCTCCCCACGGGGGCGCTCACCGGGACGTGCGGCGACGGACGCGCCACGACGGTCTCGCTCTCCTTCTGCGACGCGGGGGCGCGGAGCCTCCGCAGCGAGTGGGGCGGGGTGCACCTGCGAGTCGCGGCCGGGGAGAGCTGCGGCGGCGGCTGCGTCGCCCCACACCCGGCCACCGGAGACTGCACGTGCCCGGAGGGGACCGAGGCGCTGCCCTTCACGGTCGGCCACCGCGGCGCGTGCGGAGAGGCCGAGGGCACGCTGACCCTCTGCGCGCCCCCGGAGATCGGCGGCGCCTTCGCCGGCGCCTACCAGACCGACGCGGCCGCGCCCGGCGGCTGCGCGACGCCGAACCCCTACACCGGCGCGTGCGCGTGCCCGGAAGAGAGCCACGCCCAGCGCGTGCCGTTGACCCGCCCCGCCTCGGGGGGCGGGCTCGTCGCGGCGCCGATCACGATCTGCGTGTTCTGACCCTCGGGATGGCGGCCCGCAGATAGTCTTGCCATCGCACGGCGTCGGCCCGGTCGACCATGCGCCAGAGGGCGCGACGACGTCGACCCGCCTCGGGGGGCGGGCTCGTCGCGGCGCCGATCGCGATCTGCGTGTTCTGACCCTCGAGATGGCGGCCCGCATATAGCCTTGCCATCGCACGGCGTCGGCCCGGTCGACCATGCGCCCAGACGACATCGACCCGCCTCGGGCGGCGGGCTCGTCGCGGCGCCGATCACGATCCGCGTGTTCTGATCTCCGGGACGGCGGCCCGCAGGTAGCCTTGCCATCGCACGGTGCCGGCGCGGTCGACCATGCGCCAGAGATGCGCGACGAAGGACTCGACCTCGCGCTGGCCGCCTGGCACGATCGTGACCT
The Sandaracinaceae bacterium genome window above contains:
- a CDS encoding putative metal-binding motif-containing protein, yielding MRTALPLALCLASCLAGCGASTEPVESPPQALPSAGEPRLADGVVAMENTCAEGAPEVCDALDSDCDGQIDEGCEGVSEGAVHVAVAWSGDADLDLVIEGPSTSGETEDARGACAEPAHRLERRVMDHAVAGEYVVRLRRADACGGEDPVTASVSVSAAGRLLGAFNRSLAPDTSDGEAVEVVRFSIE
- a CDS encoding tetratricopeptide repeat protein — protein: MRLPALTLCLLLGSVGAASAQDVSAQDASAQDAAAQDAAARDVGGEASVTPEAAAGLTHQPDRESEARRHFFDGRNAWDAERYADALELWNRAYALSPRPVLLINIANAWLRLDHPVEAASAYRRFLTVAPHDAPERPEVETWVTALEGAAAPDLTVAAPPAPQFDPLAGRFWTWVTLGASAVTGALATGFYFDAESRFGAMAGGCGTTYAGCLQADIDAIDRGVVASQVLLGVALSALVTSVVLYFIEAP